A single window of Rubripirellula lacrimiformis DNA harbors:
- a CDS encoding chloride channel protein, whose protein sequence is MPSQDLPTSRGDRLFVLRSFLATTPSKLARGWRLGTTGRWSLLAALVGLLVGACCIVFDVLTQLISEFVLFRLTWFDDISADGEASLFSNTEASDLTPVLWGVVLVMTVGGFVSGWLVYRFCPEAAGAGTDASADAFHQQRGMVRARVVVVKTLASAITLGTGGSGGREGPIAQIGAAIGSSIANKVGLSVRDRRILLAAGMGAGVGAMFRAPLAGAIFAAEILYSDSDMEADVIVPSAIASIVGYSVYTQSLPAEVRFEPLFGQQLASSFSSPLELMPYTLLTVVLLALAGIYVKLFHGSQAAFAKMPGPAGLRPGVGACLAGLLGVLTYVIAIQWMHDDAGQSLGVLGTGYGILQASLTNASELSFGVLLLVCIGKALTTSMTIGSGGSGGVFGPSLVIGGCAGAAFGKCCEAWLPGISPSPEACAIVGMAGFFAGVARAPISTILIVRELTGDFALLAPTLFVTTLMFLMAGRFAIYKKQVSTRLESPAHRGDFLVDVLEGLRVQDVYRHDRKITTFPEGATLDDIVHRLAKTTQHYFPVVDQDDSMVGIFSDDDVRRYLYDEAIWRLANAEDVMVSDFVRVSPNDDLHDALQKFTAMNLDELPVIDEDNPGKLLGFLRRKETIAAYNRRILQRRREVEQHT, encoded by the coding sequence ATGCCCAGTCAAGATCTGCCGACCTCTCGTGGTGACCGATTGTTTGTTCTGCGTTCCTTCTTAGCTACGACTCCTTCCAAGCTGGCCCGTGGATGGCGTCTGGGAACAACGGGCCGCTGGTCGCTGCTGGCCGCCCTGGTCGGATTACTGGTTGGCGCCTGCTGTATCGTCTTTGACGTGCTGACCCAACTGATCAGCGAATTCGTGCTGTTTCGTCTGACCTGGTTCGACGATATCTCTGCCGATGGCGAAGCAAGCTTGTTCTCCAATACGGAGGCTTCCGACTTGACCCCGGTCCTATGGGGCGTGGTCCTGGTCATGACGGTCGGCGGTTTTGTGTCAGGCTGGCTGGTGTACCGGTTTTGCCCAGAAGCCGCTGGCGCAGGGACCGACGCATCCGCAGACGCCTTTCACCAACAACGGGGAATGGTGCGAGCACGCGTCGTGGTGGTCAAAACATTGGCGTCCGCGATCACGCTGGGAACTGGCGGATCGGGTGGGCGAGAAGGCCCGATCGCTCAGATCGGCGCCGCCATCGGATCGTCCATTGCCAACAAAGTGGGTTTATCGGTTCGCGATCGACGCATCCTGTTGGCAGCCGGCATGGGGGCGGGAGTGGGGGCGATGTTCCGCGCGCCGCTAGCCGGGGCCATCTTTGCCGCAGAGATCCTGTATAGCGATTCGGACATGGAAGCGGACGTGATCGTGCCCTCGGCAATCGCGTCGATCGTCGGCTACAGCGTCTATACCCAGTCGCTGCCAGCGGAAGTTCGCTTCGAGCCTTTATTTGGGCAGCAGTTGGCCAGTTCGTTTTCCAGCCCTCTGGAACTGATGCCGTACACCTTGCTGACGGTGGTCCTGCTGGCCCTGGCCGGCATCTACGTCAAACTTTTTCACGGATCTCAAGCGGCGTTTGCCAAAATGCCGGGGCCGGCCGGTTTGCGACCGGGCGTGGGAGCGTGTTTGGCCGGGCTGCTGGGAGTCCTGACCTATGTGATCGCCATTCAGTGGATGCACGACGACGCCGGACAATCGCTGGGGGTACTGGGGACGGGCTACGGAATCCTGCAAGCATCCCTGACCAACGCTTCGGAACTTTCGTTCGGCGTTTTGCTGTTGGTGTGCATCGGGAAGGCATTGACCACGTCGATGACCATCGGCAGCGGAGGAAGCGGTGGCGTGTTCGGCCCATCGTTGGTGATCGGGGGTTGCGCCGGCGCTGCATTCGGCAAATGTTGCGAAGCCTGGCTGCCCGGAATCTCGCCTAGCCCCGAAGCCTGTGCGATTGTCGGCATGGCTGGATTCTTTGCCGGCGTCGCCCGGGCCCCGATCTCGACCATCCTGATTGTCCGCGAACTGACCGGCGACTTTGCACTGCTGGCACCCACCCTATTTGTCACCACGCTGATGTTCTTGATGGCCGGTCGATTCGCCATCTACAAGAAACAGGTCTCCACCCGATTGGAATCGCCGGCGCACCGCGGCGATTTCTTGGTCGATGTGCTGGAGGGCCTTCGTGTGCAGGACGTTTATCGCCACGATCGGAAAATCACGACTTTTCCCGAAGGGGCGACGCTGGACGACATCGTGCACCGGTTGGCCAAGACCACCCAGCACTACTTCCCGGTCGTTGACCAGGACGACAGCATGGTCGGCATTTTTTCGGATGACGATGTCAGGCGGTACCTGTATGACGAAGCGATTTGGCGGCTAGCCAATGCCGAAGACGTGATGGTCAGCGATTTCGTTCGCGTATCGCCCAACGACGACCTGCACGACGCCCTGCAAAAGTTCACCGCCATGAATCTGGACGAACTTCCCGTGATCGACGAAGACAACCCCGGAAAATTGCTGGGCTTTCTAAGACGCAAAGAAACGATCGCCGCGTACAACCGACGAATCCTGCAACGCCGCCGCGAAGTCGAACAGCACACGTAA